From the genome of Spinacia oleracea cultivar Varoflay chromosome 2, BTI_SOV_V1, whole genome shotgun sequence, one region includes:
- the LOC110803791 gene encoding E3 ubiquitin-protein ligase COP1 isoform X1, with protein sequence MEERETSTGALVPAVKPLSVVPPPPAPESAVSGDELVVSPTEADKDLMCPICMQMIKDAFLTACGHSFCYMCIITHLRNKSDCPCCGRHLTNNQLYPNFLLDKLLKKASVRQVSKYASPVEQFRRALLQGCEVSVKEVDTLMSLLAEKKKKMEQEEAERNMQILLDFLHCLRKQKVDELNEIQNDLQYVKEDITAVERHRMELYRARDRYSVKLRMLGDDSTPKLWPSTADRSTGGVSSGSRSSLGGLAMGNFQNKKMDCKAQGSHGNQRKDALSGLDSQYISQSGLAVMRKKRIHVQFNDLQECYLQKRRQLTDQPIRQDERDPNFVQREGYSAGLAEFQSVLSTFTRYSRLRVIAELRHGDPFHSANIVSSIEFDRDDELFATAGVSRRIKVFDFSSVVNEPAESHCPVVEMSTLSKLSCLSWNKFTKNQIASSDYEGIVTVWDVTTRQSVMEYEEHEKRAWSVDFSCTEPSMLVSGSDDCKVKVWCTKQEASVLNIDMKANICCVKYNPGSSYHIAVGSADHHIHYYDLRNVSQPLHVFGGHKKAVSYVKFLSTNELASASTDSTLRLWDVKESLPVRTFRGHTNEKNFVGLSVNSEYIACGSETNEVFVYHKEISRPVTCHKFGLPDVEDADEDAGAYFISAVCWKSDSPTLLTANSQGTIKVLVLAA encoded by the exons atggaggagagagaaacctcCACTGGGGCTTTGGTACCGGCGGTAAAGCCTTTATCGGTGGTTCCTCCTCCACCGGCACCGGAATCTGCCGTCTCCGGTGACGAATTGGTGGTTTCGCCGACGGAAGCGGACAAAGATTTGATGTGTCCGATTTGTATGCAGATGATAAAGGATGCTTTTCTTACCGCTTGTGGACATAGTTTTTGTTACATGTGTATCATCACTCATCTTCGTAATAAGAGTGATTGTCCTTGTTGCGGTCGTCATCTTACAAACAATCAGCTTTATCCTAATTTCCTCCTCGACAAG CTATTAAAGAAGGCTTCGGTTCGTCAAGTGTCGAAATATGCATCTCCTGTTGAACAATTTCGCCGTGCATTATTGCAG GGTTGTGAAGTGTCAGTCAAGGAGGTGGATACCCTCATGTCACTTCTTgcagagaagaagaaaaagatggAGCAAGAAGAAGCTGAGAGAAACATGCAGATTTTGCTGGATTTCTTGCATTGCTTGAGAAAGCAGAAAGTGGATGAGCTCAATGAG ATTCAAAATGACCTGCAGTACGTCAAAGAGGACATCACTGCTGTTGAGAGGCATAGAATGGAGTTATATAGAGCAAGGGATAGGTACTCAGTAAAATTGCGAATGCTCGGTGATGATTCAACCCCGAAATTGTGGCCGTCAACAGCTGATAGGAGTACTGGTGGTGTTTCCTCTGGTTCACGTAGCTCACTAGGAGGGTTGGCTATGGGAAATTTCCAGAACAAGAAGATGGATTGTAAGGCTCAAGGCTCCCACGGGAATCAGAGAAAGGATGCTTTAAGTGGTTTGGACTCACAGTACATTAGCCAGTCAGGTTTGGCTGTGATGAGAAAAAAAAGGATCCATGTGCAG TTTAATGACCTGCAAGAATGTTACCTGCAAAAGCGACGCCAGTTAACTGACCAGCCAATCAGACAGGATGAGAGGGATCCAAATTTTGTGCAGAGAGAAGGCTATAGCGCAGGTCTTGCTGAGTTCCAATCTGTACTATCTACTTTCACTCGTTACAG TCGATTGAGAGTTATAGCTGAACTCAGACATGGGGACCCTTTTCATTCTGCCAATATCGTATCAAG CATTGAATTTGACCGCGATGATGAGTTATTTGCTACAGCTGGAGTTTCCCGAAGAATTAAAGTCTTTGACTTCTCCTCG GTTGTGAATGAACCTGCAGAATCACACTGTCCTGTTGTTGAGATGTCAACTTTGTCCAAACTTAGTTGTTTGAGCTGGAACAAGTTTACCAAGAACCAAATAGCTAGTAGTGATTATGAGGGAATAGTTACTGTATGGGATGTGACGACACGCCAG AGTGTGATGGAGTATGAAGAACATGAAAAACGGGCATGGAGTGTTGATTTTTCGTGCACAGAACCTTCAATGCTTGTGTCTGGCAGTGATGACTGTAAG GTAAAAGTGTGGTGTACAAAACAAGAAGCTAGTGTGCTTAACATTGACATGAAGGCAAATATATGTTGTGTCAAGTACAATCCAGGATCTAGCTATCATATTGCG GTTGGTTCTGCTGACCATCATATTCACTACTATGATCTGAGGAATGTAAGTCAGCCACTTCATGTGTTTGGTGGGCACAAGAAAGCGGTCTCATATGTCAAATTTTTATCAACAAACGAGCTTGCTTCGGCATCAACCGACAGCACATTGAGGCTGTGGGACGTGAAAGAGAGCTTACCA GTTAGAACATTTAGAGGTCATACTAACGAGAAGAACTTCGTAGGCTTGTCAGTAAATAGTGAATACATAGCCTGTGGGAGTGAAACTAACGAAGTGTTTGTCTATCACAAG GAAATTTCTAGACCTGTAACATGTCATAAATTTGGGTTGCCGGATGTTGAGGATGCCGATGAAGATGCTGGAGCCTATTTCATAAGTGCTGTATGCTGGAAAAGTGATAGTCCTACATTGTTAACAGCCAACAGTCAAGGAACAATCAAGGTGCTAGTGCTTGCTGCTTAA
- the LOC110803791 gene encoding E3 ubiquitin-protein ligase COP1 isoform X2 has product MHLLLNNFAVHYCSQGCEVSVKEVDTLMSLLAEKKKKMEQEEAERNMQILLDFLHCLRKQKVDELNEIQNDLQYVKEDITAVERHRMELYRARDRYSVKLRMLGDDSTPKLWPSTADRSTGGVSSGSRSSLGGLAMGNFQNKKMDCKAQGSHGNQRKDALSGLDSQYISQSGLAVMRKKRIHVQFNDLQECYLQKRRQLTDQPIRQDERDPNFVQREGYSAGLAEFQSVLSTFTRYSRLRVIAELRHGDPFHSANIVSSIEFDRDDELFATAGVSRRIKVFDFSSVVNEPAESHCPVVEMSTLSKLSCLSWNKFTKNQIASSDYEGIVTVWDVTTRQSVMEYEEHEKRAWSVDFSCTEPSMLVSGSDDCKVKVWCTKQEASVLNIDMKANICCVKYNPGSSYHIAVGSADHHIHYYDLRNVSQPLHVFGGHKKAVSYVKFLSTNELASASTDSTLRLWDVKESLPVRTFRGHTNEKNFVGLSVNSEYIACGSETNEVFVYHKEISRPVTCHKFGLPDVEDADEDAGAYFISAVCWKSDSPTLLTANSQGTIKVLVLAA; this is encoded by the exons ATGCATCTCCTGTTGAACAATTTCGCCGTGCATTATTGCAG TCAGGGTTGTGAAGTGTCAGTCAAGGAGGTGGATACCCTCATGTCACTTCTTgcagagaagaagaaaaagatggAGCAAGAAGAAGCTGAGAGAAACATGCAGATTTTGCTGGATTTCTTGCATTGCTTGAGAAAGCAGAAAGTGGATGAGCTCAATGAG ATTCAAAATGACCTGCAGTACGTCAAAGAGGACATCACTGCTGTTGAGAGGCATAGAATGGAGTTATATAGAGCAAGGGATAGGTACTCAGTAAAATTGCGAATGCTCGGTGATGATTCAACCCCGAAATTGTGGCCGTCAACAGCTGATAGGAGTACTGGTGGTGTTTCCTCTGGTTCACGTAGCTCACTAGGAGGGTTGGCTATGGGAAATTTCCAGAACAAGAAGATGGATTGTAAGGCTCAAGGCTCCCACGGGAATCAGAGAAAGGATGCTTTAAGTGGTTTGGACTCACAGTACATTAGCCAGTCAGGTTTGGCTGTGATGAGAAAAAAAAGGATCCATGTGCAG TTTAATGACCTGCAAGAATGTTACCTGCAAAAGCGACGCCAGTTAACTGACCAGCCAATCAGACAGGATGAGAGGGATCCAAATTTTGTGCAGAGAGAAGGCTATAGCGCAGGTCTTGCTGAGTTCCAATCTGTACTATCTACTTTCACTCGTTACAG TCGATTGAGAGTTATAGCTGAACTCAGACATGGGGACCCTTTTCATTCTGCCAATATCGTATCAAG CATTGAATTTGACCGCGATGATGAGTTATTTGCTACAGCTGGAGTTTCCCGAAGAATTAAAGTCTTTGACTTCTCCTCG GTTGTGAATGAACCTGCAGAATCACACTGTCCTGTTGTTGAGATGTCAACTTTGTCCAAACTTAGTTGTTTGAGCTGGAACAAGTTTACCAAGAACCAAATAGCTAGTAGTGATTATGAGGGAATAGTTACTGTATGGGATGTGACGACACGCCAG AGTGTGATGGAGTATGAAGAACATGAAAAACGGGCATGGAGTGTTGATTTTTCGTGCACAGAACCTTCAATGCTTGTGTCTGGCAGTGATGACTGTAAG GTAAAAGTGTGGTGTACAAAACAAGAAGCTAGTGTGCTTAACATTGACATGAAGGCAAATATATGTTGTGTCAAGTACAATCCAGGATCTAGCTATCATATTGCG GTTGGTTCTGCTGACCATCATATTCACTACTATGATCTGAGGAATGTAAGTCAGCCACTTCATGTGTTTGGTGGGCACAAGAAAGCGGTCTCATATGTCAAATTTTTATCAACAAACGAGCTTGCTTCGGCATCAACCGACAGCACATTGAGGCTGTGGGACGTGAAAGAGAGCTTACCA GTTAGAACATTTAGAGGTCATACTAACGAGAAGAACTTCGTAGGCTTGTCAGTAAATAGTGAATACATAGCCTGTGGGAGTGAAACTAACGAAGTGTTTGTCTATCACAAG GAAATTTCTAGACCTGTAACATGTCATAAATTTGGGTTGCCGGATGTTGAGGATGCCGATGAAGATGCTGGAGCCTATTTCATAAGTGCTGTATGCTGGAAAAGTGATAGTCCTACATTGTTAACAGCCAACAGTCAAGGAACAATCAAGGTGCTAGTGCTTGCTGCTTAA
- the LOC110803791 gene encoding E3 ubiquitin-protein ligase COP1 isoform X3 — MIRSQGCEVSVKEVDTLMSLLAEKKKKMEQEEAERNMQILLDFLHCLRKQKVDELNEIQNDLQYVKEDITAVERHRMELYRARDRYSVKLRMLGDDSTPKLWPSTADRSTGGVSSGSRSSLGGLAMGNFQNKKMDCKAQGSHGNQRKDALSGLDSQYISQSGLAVMRKKRIHVQFNDLQECYLQKRRQLTDQPIRQDERDPNFVQREGYSAGLAEFQSVLSTFTRYSRLRVIAELRHGDPFHSANIVSSIEFDRDDELFATAGVSRRIKVFDFSSVVNEPAESHCPVVEMSTLSKLSCLSWNKFTKNQIASSDYEGIVTVWDVTTRQSVMEYEEHEKRAWSVDFSCTEPSMLVSGSDDCKVKVWCTKQEASVLNIDMKANICCVKYNPGSSYHIAVGSADHHIHYYDLRNVSQPLHVFGGHKKAVSYVKFLSTNELASASTDSTLRLWDVKESLPVRTFRGHTNEKNFVGLSVNSEYIACGSETNEVFVYHKEISRPVTCHKFGLPDVEDADEDAGAYFISAVCWKSDSPTLLTANSQGTIKVLVLAA, encoded by the exons ATGATTCGTAGTCAGGGTTGTGAAGTGTCAGTCAAGGAGGTGGATACCCTCATGTCACTTCTTgcagagaagaagaaaaagatggAGCAAGAAGAAGCTGAGAGAAACATGCAGATTTTGCTGGATTTCTTGCATTGCTTGAGAAAGCAGAAAGTGGATGAGCTCAATGAG ATTCAAAATGACCTGCAGTACGTCAAAGAGGACATCACTGCTGTTGAGAGGCATAGAATGGAGTTATATAGAGCAAGGGATAGGTACTCAGTAAAATTGCGAATGCTCGGTGATGATTCAACCCCGAAATTGTGGCCGTCAACAGCTGATAGGAGTACTGGTGGTGTTTCCTCTGGTTCACGTAGCTCACTAGGAGGGTTGGCTATGGGAAATTTCCAGAACAAGAAGATGGATTGTAAGGCTCAAGGCTCCCACGGGAATCAGAGAAAGGATGCTTTAAGTGGTTTGGACTCACAGTACATTAGCCAGTCAGGTTTGGCTGTGATGAGAAAAAAAAGGATCCATGTGCAG TTTAATGACCTGCAAGAATGTTACCTGCAAAAGCGACGCCAGTTAACTGACCAGCCAATCAGACAGGATGAGAGGGATCCAAATTTTGTGCAGAGAGAAGGCTATAGCGCAGGTCTTGCTGAGTTCCAATCTGTACTATCTACTTTCACTCGTTACAG TCGATTGAGAGTTATAGCTGAACTCAGACATGGGGACCCTTTTCATTCTGCCAATATCGTATCAAG CATTGAATTTGACCGCGATGATGAGTTATTTGCTACAGCTGGAGTTTCCCGAAGAATTAAAGTCTTTGACTTCTCCTCG GTTGTGAATGAACCTGCAGAATCACACTGTCCTGTTGTTGAGATGTCAACTTTGTCCAAACTTAGTTGTTTGAGCTGGAACAAGTTTACCAAGAACCAAATAGCTAGTAGTGATTATGAGGGAATAGTTACTGTATGGGATGTGACGACACGCCAG AGTGTGATGGAGTATGAAGAACATGAAAAACGGGCATGGAGTGTTGATTTTTCGTGCACAGAACCTTCAATGCTTGTGTCTGGCAGTGATGACTGTAAG GTAAAAGTGTGGTGTACAAAACAAGAAGCTAGTGTGCTTAACATTGACATGAAGGCAAATATATGTTGTGTCAAGTACAATCCAGGATCTAGCTATCATATTGCG GTTGGTTCTGCTGACCATCATATTCACTACTATGATCTGAGGAATGTAAGTCAGCCACTTCATGTGTTTGGTGGGCACAAGAAAGCGGTCTCATATGTCAAATTTTTATCAACAAACGAGCTTGCTTCGGCATCAACCGACAGCACATTGAGGCTGTGGGACGTGAAAGAGAGCTTACCA GTTAGAACATTTAGAGGTCATACTAACGAGAAGAACTTCGTAGGCTTGTCAGTAAATAGTGAATACATAGCCTGTGGGAGTGAAACTAACGAAGTGTTTGTCTATCACAAG GAAATTTCTAGACCTGTAACATGTCATAAATTTGGGTTGCCGGATGTTGAGGATGCCGATGAAGATGCTGGAGCCTATTTCATAAGTGCTGTATGCTGGAAAAGTGATAGTCCTACATTGTTAACAGCCAACAGTCAAGGAACAATCAAGGTGCTAGTGCTTGCTGCTTAA